CGCCAAAAACGAGCTTGTGCTGCCGATGATCCCGCAGGGCAAAACGTTAAGAGACATGATTTTGACAAGGGAGGATTTGCCGTGACCATGATAACGGAAACGCATACGCTGTCCGTGCTTGTCGGCGATCATCCCGGCGTGCTGCAGCGCATCGCCGGCTTGTTCAGCCGCCGCAGCTTCAACATCGAAAGCATCACCGTGGGCCGCTGCGAGCAGCCCGGCCTGTCGCGGATGATTATCGTCACCAAAGGCGGTCTCCCGCAAATCTCGCAGGTCATCAAGCAGCTTGAGAAGCTCATCGACGTCATCCGCGTCGAGCATTTAAATGCAAATCCGATGGTTTCCCGCGAAATGGCCTTCCTGAAAGTAAGCG
The window above is part of the Paenibacillus hamazuiensis genome. Proteins encoded here:
- the ilvN gene encoding acetolactate synthase small subunit, translated to MITETHTLSVLVGDHPGVLQRIAGLFSRRSFNIESITVGRCEQPGLSRMIIVTKGGLPQISQVIKQLEKLIDVIRVEHLNANPMVSREMAFLKVSAVPEQRPEIVAAVEIFRGDIIDIGTGSMIVQVTGSAEKLDALKQLLEPYEIIEETRVGTIAMARGMR